The Vicia villosa cultivar HV-30 ecotype Madison, WI linkage group LG1, Vvil1.0, whole genome shotgun sequence genome includes a region encoding these proteins:
- the LOC131603378 gene encoding F-box/kelch-repeat protein At3g06240-like: MEQKKKMGKRKTKTTTTKSYVPGELITTILLNLPVKSLIRFKCLRDLYYLYGFGYDQLRDDYVVVSLSCILAQEDFSRLEYFSLKDNKWKEIEDTYFLYTIDKIEPRVGSLFNDAIHWVALHSDSLMKVIIAFDLTERKLFDMPYPNGVGHKSDHYELWVYREFLSLWTMDCENSRIEIWLMKEYNVNSSWIKAIVFPMQILSPHQFSPICSTKDGDIIVTDGTRLLRYNDKGELIEGSSYKCFPDSAVSHGSPSIVYKESLLSLPGDDTQA; this comes from the exons ATGgagcagaagaagaagatgggAAAGAGAAAGACAAAGACGACAACAACGAAATCTTATGTGCCTGGAGAACTGATAACTACAATCCTTTTAAATTTACCAGTGAAGTCTCTTATTCGTTTCAAATGT TTACGTGATTTGTATTATCTATATGGTTTTGGATATGATCAGTTAAGAGATGATTACGTGGTGGTTTCATTGTCGTGTATTCTAGCCCAGGAAGATTTTTCACGTTTGGAATATTTCTCATTGAAAGATAACAAGTGGAAGGAAATTGAGGATACTTACTTCCTTTATACGATCGACAAGATAGAGCCCAGAGTGGGATCGCTCTTTAACGATGCTATTCATTGGGTGGCTTTACATTCAGATTCATTGATGAAAGTTATTATTGCATTTGATTTAACAGAAAGGAAACTTTTTGATATGCCttatccaaatggtgtaggcCATAAGTCTGATCATTATGAGTTGTGGGTATATCGAGAATTTCTTAGTTTATGGACTATGGATTGTgaaaatagtagaattgaaatatggtTGATGAAAGAATACAATGTAAATTCGTCTTGGATTAAGGCTATTGTTTTCCCTATGCAAATCCTATCTCCTCATCAATTTTCTCCAATATGCTCTACAAAAGATGGTGATATCATTGTAACAGATGGGACTAGATTGTTGAGGTATAACGATAAAGGAGAGCTTATAGAGGGTTCCTCATACAAATGCTTTCCAGATAGTGCAGTTTCACATGGATCCCCATCGATAGTGTATAAAGAATCTTTGCTTTCACTCCCTGGTGATGACACGCAAGCCTAA